The proteins below come from a single Peromyscus eremicus chromosome 22, PerEre_H2_v1, whole genome shotgun sequence genomic window:
- the Ndufaf7 gene encoding protein arginine methyltransferase NDUFAF7, mitochondrial, whose product MNALVRRAVARAGIPCLWRGKCFSSGKEPAESNRVTPMLRHLRYKIKSTGPITVAEYMKEVLTNPAKGYYVHHDMLGEKGDFITSPEISQIFGELLGIWFVSEWMTSGKSPAFQLVELGPGRGTLTGDILRVFSQLGSVLKTCDISIHLVEVSQKLSEIQAQVLTEEKLPVERDAESLVYMKGVTKSGIPVSWYRDLKDVPKGYSFYLAHEFFDVLPVHKFQKTPQGWREVLVDIDPQVSDKLRFVLAPCATPAEAFIQHDERRDHVEVCPDAGIIIQELSQRIASTGGAALIADYGHDGTKTDTFRGFCGHQLHDVLTAPGTADLTADVDFSYLRRMVQGKVASLGPVEQRTFLKNMGIDVRLKVLLDKADEPSTKRQLLQGYDMLMNPQKMGERFNFFALLPHQRLHGANQERNARQSKTPASSVPGFDDLVWQ is encoded by the exons ATGAATGCCTTAGTGAGACGTGCAGTGGCCCGTGCGG GCATCCCTTGTCTTTGGAGAGGGAAATGCTTCAGCTCCGGGAAGGAGCCGGCGGAAAGCAACCGGGTGACGCCGATGCTGCGGCATCTTAGGTATAAAATAAAGTCCACAGGTCCCATCACCGTGGCCGAGTACATGAAGGAGGTTTTGACCAACCCAGCCAAG GGATATTATGTGCATCATGATATGCTAGGGGAAAAAGGAGACTTCATTACTTCACCCGAAATAAGTCAAATCTTTGGGGAG CTACTAGGGATATGGTTCGTTAGTGAATGGATGACCTCTGGAAAAAGTCCAGCTTTCCAATTGGTGGAACTGGGTCCAGGTCGGGGTACCCTCACTGGAGATATTTTGAGG gTGTTCAGTCAGCTTGGGTCTGTGCTAAAAACCTGTGACATTTCAATACACCTAGTAGAGGTGAGCCAGAAATTAAGTGAGATTCAAGCACAGGTACTGACTGAGGAGAAGCTCCCTGTGGAGAGAGATGCCGAATCCCTGGTGTACATGAAAGGTGTCACTAAGTCTGGGATCCCTGTCTCCTGGTACCGAGATCTGAAGGATGTTCCTAAAG gataCAGCTTTTATCTCGCACACGAGTTTTTTGATGTTCTTCCCGTGCATAAATTTCAG AAAACACCACAAGGATGGAGAGAAGTGCTTGTTGATATCGACCCCCAAGTTTCTGATAAACTGAGGTTCGTCTTGGCACCTTGTGCGACGCCAGCAGAAGCCTTCATACAA CATGATGAAAGAAGGGACCATGTGGAAGTGTGTCCCGACGCTGGGATTATTATACAGGAACTTTCTCAACGCATTGCATCAACCGGAGGTGCTGCTCTGATTGCTGATTACGGTCATGATGGGACAAAGACAGACACCTTCAGA GGGTTTTGTGGACACCAGCTTCATGATGTCTTAACTGCTCCTGGAACTGCAGATCTGACAGCTGATGTGGACTTCAGTTACCTGCGCAGAATGGTACAAGGAAAAGTAGCCTCTCTGGGTCCAGTAGAGCAacgaacatttttaaaaaacatgggcATTGATGTCCGGCTGAAG GTTCTTTTAGATAAAGCAGACGAGCCATCCACGAAGCGGCAGTTACTTCAGGGGTATGACATGTTAATGAACCCTCAGAAGATGGGAGAAAGATTCAACTTCTTTGCCTTGCTACCTCATCAGAGACTTCATGGTGCAAATCAAGAAAGGAATGCCCGTCAGTCAAAGACCCCTGCATCATCTGTACCTGGGTTTGATGACCTTGTTTGGCAGTGA
- the Cebpz gene encoding CCAAT/enhancer-binding protein zeta, which produces MSADQPPLEFHAKRHWRPKEVTEDPEEEDEEESDEAKNGFSLEEVLRLGGTKQDYLMLATLDENEEVVDGGKKGTIDDLQQGELEAFIQNLNLAKYAKSLIEEDEPDKKENAGKKEAKILKVESKKQKATESKTASEKKVKNKSVPEQHSDSSTVSKTKKDKQPDVFEFLERPTLLCKPGGKWYDMEYSNEYSLEPQARDVVSEYKALAQKLYEHEVSLFKNKTNNQKGGSSTWMKAIVSSGTLGDRLAAMILLIQDDAVHTLQFVETLLSLVKKKGSKQQCLMALDTFKELLITDLLPDSRKLRVFSQHPFHKLEELSSGNKDSRDRRLILWYYEHQLKHLVAEFVQVLETLSHDSLVATKTRALVAAHELLCDKPEEEKALLVQVVNKLGDPQNRIATKASHLLEVLLRKHPNMKGVVCGEIERLLFRSNISSKAQYYAICFLNQMVLSHEESELANKLITLYFCFFRTCIKKKDIESKMLSAILTGVNRAYPYSQIGDDKVREQVETLFKVLHVVNFNTSVQVLMLLFQVMNSQQTISDRYYTALYRKMLDPGLMTCSKHAVFLNLVYKSLKADVMLRRVKAFVKRLLQITCTQMPPFICGALYLVSEILKAKPDLRSQLDDHPESDEENFVDVGDDSDEEKFTDADKETEIDAVKEVGAEDAGTVSGTEAEKPKAAASWVHLDNLKGGKQLKKTYDPFSRNPLFCGAENTSLWELRKLSEHFHPSVALFAKTILEGNFIQYSGDPLQDFTLMRFLDRFVYRNPKLHKGKENTDSVVMQPKRKHFITDVRNLAVNSKEFLAKEESQIPVDEVFFYRYYKKVAVIKEKQKRNAGEDSIEDVDDEEFENMIDTLEDDNCFTPGKDDIDFASNMKKTKGAKENLEDSESSDDELGDLDDDEVSLGSMNDEDFEMDEDGGTFMDVSDDENEDVAEFDEVSSKASTKKSKRKGEDSFDFAGSFQGPKKKKKSFNDSSLFVSAEEFGHLLDENMGSKFDNIGMNAMANKDNASFKQLKWEAERDDWLHNRDVKSIIKKKKNFKKKMKIPQKPKRQRK; this is translated from the exons ATGTCGGCGGACCAGCCACCTTTAGAGTTCCATGCCAAGCGGCACTGGCGTCCCAAAGAGGTGACAGAAGACCCGGAGGAGGAAGACGAGGAGGAGAGCGACGAGGCCAAGAATGGCTTCTCCCTGGAGGAGGTGTTACGCCTCGGAGGCACCAAG CAAGATTATCTCATGCTGGCTACTTTGGATGAAAATGAGGAGGTGGTGGACGGAGGCAAAAAAGGAACAATTGACGACCTTCAGCAAGGCGAATTGGAGGCGTTCATTCAAAACCTTAATTTGGCCAAATACGCAAAGTCTTTGATTGAAGAGGATGAAccagataaaaaagaaaatgctggcaAAAAAGAGGCAAAAATACTGAAGGtagaaagtaaaaaacaaaaagcaacagaaagtaaaaCTGCATCAGAAAAAAAGGTGAAAAATAAGAGTGTACCAGAACAGCATTCAGATAGCAGTACCGtctccaaaacaaagaaagataaacaaCCCGATGTGTTCGAGTTTCTTGAGAGACCAACGCTGTTATGCAAGCCTGGAGGCAAGTGGTATGACATGGAGTACAGCAACGAATATTCCTTGGAACCCCAGGCTCGGGATGTAGTGTCTGAATACAAAGCCCTGGCTCAGAAGCTTTATGAGCACGAAGTCAGCTTGTtcaaaaataagacaaataacCAAAAGGGAGGCTCTTCCACCTGGATGAAGGCAATTGTGTCGTCGGGGACACTGGGCGACAGGCTAGCAGCCATGATCCTGCTGATCCAGGATGACGCTGTTCACACGCTCCAGTTTGTAGAAACCCTCTTGAGCCTGGTGAAGAAGAAGGGCAGCAAGCAGCAGTGCCTCATGGCTTTGGATACGTTCAAGGAGTTACTCATCACAGACCTTCTGCCAGACAGCCGGAAGCTACGCGTCTTCAGCCAGCACCCTTTCCACAAACTGGAAGAGTTGTCCAGCGGCAACAAGGACTCGAGAGATAGAAGACTCATACTGTGGTATTATGAACACCAGCTGAAGCACCTAGTGGCAGAATTCGTGCAGGTCCTCGAAACGTTAAGTCACGATTCCTTGGTAGCCACTAAAACCCGAGCCCTGGTAGCTGCTCACGAGCTTCTCTGTGATAAGCCTGAGGAGGAAAAGGCTCTTCTTGTGCAGGTGGTCAATAAGCTGGGAGATCCTCAGAACAGAATCGCCACAAAAGCTTCCCATCTGTTAGAGGTGTTACTGCGGAAGCATCCCAATATGAAAGGAGTCGTATGTGGAGAAATAGAAAGGCTACTCTTTCGCTCAAATATCAGCTCCAAAGCTCAGTATTACGCAATTTGCTTTTTAAACCAGATGGTCCTCTCCCATGAAGAAAGTGAGTTGGCTAACAAATTAATaactctttatttttgtttctttcggACTTGTATCAAGAAAAAAGACATTGAATCAAAAATGCTCAGCGCCATTTTAACAGGAGTGAACAGAGCGTATCCTTATTCCCAGATAGGCGACGACAAAGTGAGGGAGCAGGTGGAGACTTTATTCAAAGTGCTGCATGTTGTAAATTTTAATACTAGTGTGCAGGTTTTAATGCTGCTTTTCCAAGTGATGAACTCTCAACAGACAATATCTGACCGGTATTATACAGCATTATACAG AAAGATGTTGGATCCAGGGTTGATGACATGTTCGAAGCATGCAGTGTTTCTTAACCTTGTCTACAAATCTCTGAAAGCGGATGTCATGTTGCGCCGGGTGAAGGCTTTTGTGAAGCGATTACTTCAGATTACTTGCACACAGATGCCACCATTCATCTGTGGAGCGTTGTATCTTGTGTCGGAGATCCTTAAAGCAAAACCAGATTTAAGAAGCCAACTAGATGATCATCCG GAATCGGATGAAGAAAATTTTGTTGACGTGGGCGATGACAGTGACGAAGAAAAGTTCACTGATgcagacaaagaaacagagatagaTGCGGTGAAGGAAGTCGGGGCGGAAGACGCTGGGACTGTGAGCGGTACAGAAGCAGAGAAACCGAAGGCTGCTGCTTCCTGGGTGCACTTGGACAACCTGAAGG GTGGCAAGCAGTTAAAGAAGACATACGATCCATTCAGTAGGAATCCTTTGTTCTGTGGAGCTGAAAATACAAGTCTTTGGGAGCTCAGAAAG TTATCTGAGCATTTCCACCCTTCTGTGGCCCTTTTTGCAAAGACTATCCTTGAG GGGAATTTTATTCAGTATTCAGGCGACCCGCTGCAGGATTTCACACTCATGAGATTCTTGGATCGATTTGTTTACCGaaatccaaagctacacaagggCAAAG AAAACACCGACAGTGTTGTGATGCAGCCGAAGAGGAAACACTTTATAACGGACGTCCGTAATCTCGCTG TGAATAGTAAAGAGTTCCTTGCGAAAGAAGAAAGTCAGATCCCAGTGGATGAAGTTTTTTTCTACAG GTATTACAAGAAAGTTGCTGTtattaaagagaaacagaaacgcAATGCAGGTGAAGATAGTATAGAAGATGTTGATGATGAAGAATTTGAAAATATGATTG ACACATTGGAAGATGATAACTGCTTCACGCCTGGGAAGGATGATATTGACTTTGCCAG caatatgaagaaaacaaaaggagctAAGGAGAACTTGGAAGACTCAGAGAGTAGTGACGATGAGCTTGGGGACCTGGATGATGATGAAGTTTCTCTCGGAAGTATGAATGATGAAGACTTTGAAATGGATGAAGATGGAGGAACATTCATGGATGTGTCAGATGACGAAAATGAAGATGTTGCag AATTTGATGAAGTCAGCTCCAAAGCCAGTACtaagaaaagcaagagaaaggGTGAAGATAGTTTTGACTTTGCTGGGTCGTTCCAAG gaccaaagaaaaaaaagaaaagtttcaatgactccagcttgtttGTCTCTGCTGAGGAG tttggcCATCTGTTGGATGAAAACATGGGATCCAAGTTTGATAACATTGGCATGAACGCCATGGCTAACAAAGATAATGCAA gtttcaaacagctgaagTGGGAAGCTGAGCGTGATGATTGGCTGCACAACAGAGACGTGAAAAGTATcatcaagaagaagaaaaatttcaAGAAGAAGATGAAAATCCCTCAAAAACCCAAACGGCAAAGGAAATAA
- the Cebpzos gene encoding protein CEBPZOS, with protein sequence MTRTMEPLARKIFKGVLAAELVGVFGAYVLFRKMNSSQDFRQTMSKTFPFVLEVYYKSIERSGLYGVREDDQEKWLESKS encoded by the exons ATGACTCGAACCATGGAGCCGCTGGCGAGGAAGATCTTCAAAGGCGTTTTAGCAGCTGAACTTGTGGGTGTTTTTGGAGCTTATGTTTTGTTTAGAAAGATGAACTCCAGCCAAG aTTTCAGGCAAACAATGAGCAAAACATTTCCCTTCGTTTTGGAAG TTTACTACAAATCCATCGAACGGTCTGGATTATATGGAGTTAGAGAGGACGATCAAGAAAAGTGGTTGGAGAGCAAAAGTTAA